The sequence TCCTGTGGCTGATGCGGATGATCTCCACCTGGACAACGTTCTTCCGGATGAAGTAGATGACGCGGTAATCGCCGACCCTGAATGAGCGATAATCGGAAAGCTCGGCCTTGAGCTGCTTGCCCAGAAGAGGGTCGTCGGCGAGCTTGGCGATCGCGTGCGCAACCCGCGG is a genomic window of Pseudomonadota bacterium containing:
- a CDS encoding type II toxin-antitoxin system RelE/ParE family toxin; amino-acid sequence: MARYTIVFAPAAERQFMALPTLVRPRVAHAIAKLADDPLLGKQLKAELSDYRSFRVGDYRVIYFIRKNVVQVEIIRISHRKEAYR